ATATCAGCCTGGAGGGCGCGGTTGCCTGGCACAGCGGTCACCAGTTGCGCCTGTCGTCGGCCCAGGACATCCACCTCAATGACAGCCTCAAGGCCACCGGGGACCAGGCCCGTATCGAACTCGACGCCAAGCGGAGCATCAAGCTCGACAGCCAGATCGAGCTCAGCGGCCGCGACACCCGCCTCGGGCTGAATCAGGCCGGCGACTTGGCCCTGGGCCAGACCGGGCAGGTCAGCCTGTCCGGCAGCGGCGCCCGCTTCATGGCCAACGGGCACGAGTATCAAGTCATTCAGAACGCCGACCAGTTGCAGCTGATCGATCACGAGCTCGATGGTCGCTATGTCCTGGGCAACTCGATTGAGGGCAGCGAGCATCTTCAGTCCATTGGCGGGCAACAGTCGTTCAGCGGGATCTTCGACGGCCTGGGCAATACCCTCAGCGGTTTCACCCTCGACAGCGACGGAGCCCATGGCGGGCTCTTCGCACGTTCGTCCGGCAGCATCAGCAACCTCAAGCTCGCCTCGATGAACATCAACGGCAGCGCCACCGCTCCCGGTTTCAGTGCCGTCGGTGGGCTGGTCGGGGAGAACAGCGGGCGCATTGTCAACGTCAGCGCCAGCGACCTGACGGTGAGCGCCGCGAGCGAGCACAACAACGTCATTGGCGGGTTGGTCGGAGTCAACCTCGGCGGCTCCATCGATCAGTCGTCAATGAGCGGCACGGTGCTTGGCACCACCTCGACCTCGGCTGCAGGGGGCCTGGTGGGGCTGAACGCCAAGGGACAAGCCGGAGGAGCAGGGTCGGTGACCGCCAGCAGCGCCAGCGCCAAGGTCAACGGCAGCATGGCCGGCAATGCCCTGGGAGGCGTGGGGGGGCTGGTGGGCATCAACCGCGAAGGGCTGATTGCCGGTTCGTCCAGCGCAGGCGTGGTCGGCAAGGGCGACGACCGTTACTACGTGGGCCTGAACCAGGGGGGACTGGTGGGCTACAACCAGGGCGGGAGCATCGAGGGTTCCCACTCCTCGGCCGTGGTGGTCGGCTATGGCGGCAACAATGCCGGGGGACTGGTTGGCCGCAATGACGCCGGTCGGATCACAGATTCGAGCGCCAGCGGTGCCGTGCTGGGGTTCGGTCTTGCCAACGCCGGTGGTCTGGTGGGCCTGAACCAGGACAGCGTGCTGCGCAACGTCAAGGCCAGCGCCACGGTCATCGCTCAGGACGGCACCCATGTCGGCGGCCTGATCGGGAAAAACCAGGACAGCGAGGTCAGCCTGGCCCAGGCCTCGGGACTGGTCTTTGGCGGCAGCTCCGCGAGCGTGGGCGGACTCATCGGTCATAACACCGGCGGCCTTGCCCAGTTCGCGGTGGCGCAGGGCAACGTCATCGCCGGTGACGAGAGCTTTGCCGGCGGGCTCGTCGGTTTCAACAGCGGCGATCTGCGCTCCGTGGAAGCGCTGGGTGATGTCAGCGCAGGTTCCAAGAGCTTCGTCGGCGGCCTGGTGGGCGCCCATGGCGGCGACAGGGACAGGCTGATCGACGGCGCGTCGGCCAAGGGCAGCGTCTCTGGCGGCAGCTACAGTGTGGTCGGTGGTCTGGTGGGCCTGAACGGCGCGCGGATCGTCAACTCGCTTTCCAGCAGCCACGTCAGTGGGGTCGATGCCGCCTACCTGGGTGGGCTGGCCGGGTTGAACCTGGGGGACATTGCTCAATCCGTCGCCTACGGCAACCTGCCGGTGGTGGCTGGCAACGATAGGGGCGTCGACCGCTGACCGCGGGGAGTTCGCTGCCGATAGCGGGGGCGCTGGCCGCAACGTCAGGGGCCTCCATGGCGTAGCGGCTGTACCCCGGTGCATGGCGGGCGCGGCCCCGGATCCCAGGTGCTTGCCGGCCACTTCCGGCGCGTGGCGGCTATCCAGGTGAAGCATCGACAGACGATCAAGCGGGTTGCGCGCTGGCAGCACTGGCTGCGGTGGCGCAAGGTCTGACCAAACGCCCGGTGCATTGCACCGGGCGTTTCATTGTGCGAGCACTGCTGCGGCCCGGACCCGGCCGACCGTCATTCGATCCGCGCGCTACAGGGCGCAATTCCTGCGGATTATCGCGACTTTACACTGTACGAGACCATATATAAGAAGTGTCTTATTTATGAGTTGTTGTTCGTCTGCTTAGTGGTGTTTTTTATAAGTAGTACAAGTTCTCAAGAAAAATCTTGTTCATTTAGGGAGAACTCCTCGGTATATGAAGATTGGTCGTTATTCTAAAAAAAGAGTGCGATCGGTATCGTAATCGTCGCTCTGGATGGAACGCAGATGCCTGTTGGCGAGATGTATTTCATTGTGGGTGATTGCAGTTGATCGAGGTTGTTGTGGTGTTCAACTCATGTTTCGTTGGCTCGAAGTTCAGCAAGGCTGTACGTCTCGGGAGGGCGATGTTGTTTTGAATGCTGTGCTCTTAGACGGTTTTTAATAATAGGGAATCAGATGAAACTTAAATCTTTTGCATCCAAGGCGGCCTCCGGGTTGCTGCTTGCGGCATTGACTCCGGCATTGAGTTACGCAGAGACCGGTATCAACTCCGGCAATGTGAAGTTCGAAGGCCTGATCTCCAGCGTCAGTTGCAAGGTTCAGGTCGATGCCAACGAGTCCGGAGCGAACACTGGCACGGTCAAGTTCGGCAACGTCCTGCCGTCGGTCTTCGCCGGCGGCATCGGCACCGCCTCCGAATTCAAGGAATTCAACATCAACCTCAGTGGCGGCGGTTGCACCGACGGCTCCAAGGCCTCGGTCAGCTTCCACAAGGACGGTTTCATCGACAACGCCACCGGCAACTTGCGTCTGATCGACAGCGGTTCCGGTTCGGCGTCGGGCGTGCAGATCCAGATTCACAACAACGGCGCCACGCCGGGGAAAAT
This genomic stretch from Pseudomonas sp. Os17 harbors:
- a CDS encoding fimbrial protein, whose translation is MKLKSFASKAASGLLLAALTPALSYAETGINSGNVKFEGLISSVSCKVQVDANESGANTGTVKFGNVLPSVFAGGIGTASEFKEFNINLSGGGCTDGSKASVSFHKDGFIDNATGNLRLIDSGSGSASGVQIQIHNNGATPGKIDLSENNNQQVADVVGNKAVLKFKASYVAVSDTIVEGRADSNINFDVTYN
- a CDS encoding two-partner secretion domain-containing protein, which encodes MNKIYALVWNQAQGCWNVVHEGARRRRRSGAGKGLVVAVAGLLALAALPAAQALPSGGQVVSGSADMQTQGKHLSINQHSDKLITNWKDFNVAADQSVTFNQPTRASIALNRVIGVNGSQIHGRINANGQVFLINPNGVVFGSRAQVNVGGLVASTQNLSDADFSAGSYRFAGTSGAEIVNHGSISAADGGSVALLAAKVRNEGTVKARGGRIALAAGNAFTVSFDNDPLLDLQIDSAALKALVQNGGLLKADGGQVLMTARSAGSMLQTVVNNQGAIEANTLSQKAGRITLDGGEVGVVSVGGALVANALDSQGDGGVIETRGATTRVSLSTRVNTQAREGQSGTWKIGSDTLKVGSAMTSSSNTVHSDTLSRNLGTTDIELASGKGDISLEGAVAWHSGHQLRLSSAQDIHLNDSLKATGDQARIELDAKRSIKLDSQIELSGRDTRLGLNQAGDLALGQTGQVSLSGSGARFMANGHEYQVIQNADQLQLIDHELDGRYVLGNSIEGSEHLQSIGGQQSFSGIFDGLGNTLSGFTLDSDGAHGGLFARSSGSISNLKLASMNINGSATAPGFSAVGGLVGENSGRIVNVSASDLTVSAASEHNNVIGGLVGVNLGGSIDQSSMSGTVLGTTSTSAAGGLVGLNAKGQAGGAGSVTASSASAKVNGSMAGNALGGVGGLVGINREGLIAGSSSAGVVGKGDDRYYVGLNQGGLVGYNQGGSIEGSHSSAVVVGYGGNNAGGLVGRNDAGRITDSSASGAVLGFGLANAGGLVGLNQDSVLRNVKASATVIAQDGTHVGGLIGKNQDSEVSLAQASGLVFGGSSASVGGLIGHNTGGLAQFAVAQGNVIAGDESFAGGLVGFNSGDLRSVEALGDVSAGSKSFVGGLVGAHGGDRDRLIDGASAKGSVSGGSYSVVGGLVGLNGARIVNSLSSSHVSGVDAAYLGGLAGLNLGDIAQSVAYGNLPVVAGNDRGVDR